In one window of Romboutsia hominis DNA:
- the tsaB gene encoding tRNA (adenosine(37)-N6)-threonylcarbamoyltransferase complex dimerization subunit type 1 TsaB, whose amino-acid sequence MKVLGIDTSSLATSIAVIEDDKLICEYIVNTKKTHSQKLMPMIENMLKMSDLNVNDIDLIAICEGPGSFTGLRISMATAKAISHVNNIPMVGVNSVELLAGNMDLCDKKICSILDAQRTQVYMGQYKYEDGKLVELKGVDVVEIDDLLEELSNSNEDWILVGEAVYKYEDKIKEIENIHIPAPSHNVNKASSLCVIGMEKYKNNINVHDCYTINPVYIRKSQAEVQYDEKMKRLNDGK is encoded by the coding sequence ATGAAGGTACTAGGAATAGATACATCTTCGCTTGCTACAAGTATAGCTGTTATAGAAGATGATAAATTAATATGTGAATATATAGTAAATACAAAAAAGACACATTCTCAAAAACTTATGCCTATGATAGAAAATATGCTTAAGATGAGTGATTTAAATGTTAATGATATAGACCTAATAGCTATATGTGAAGGACCTGGATCATTTACTGGACTTAGAATAAGTATGGCTACAGCAAAGGCTATATCACATGTAAATAATATACCAATGGTAGGTGTTAATTCAGTAGAATTATTAGCTGGAAATATGGATTTATGTGATAAGAAAATATGCTCAATATTAGATGCACAAAGAACTCAAGTTTACATGGGACAATATAAATATGAAGATGGAAAATTAGTTGAGTTAAAAGGTGTAGATGTAGTAGAGATAGATGATTTATTAGAAGAATTATCAAACTCTAATGAAGATTGGATATTAGTTGGAGAAGCTGTATATAAATATGAAGATAAGATTAAGGAAATAGAAAATATACATATACCAGCACCTTCTCATAATGTAAATAAAGCAAGTAGCTTATGTGTAATAGGTATGGAAAAGTATAAAAATAATATAAATGTTCATGATTGCTATACTATAAATCCGGTATATATTAGAAAATCTCAAGCAGAAGTTCAATATGATGAAAAGATGAAGAGGTTAAATGATGGAAAATAA
- the tsaE gene encoding tRNA (adenosine(37)-N6)-threonylcarbamoyltransferase complex ATPase subunit type 1 TsaE, whose protein sequence is MIKIYLEDENKTKEIGYKLGKLLTPGSVICLIGDLGAGKTTMTQSLAKALEVDDYITSPTFTIVNEYEGKMPLYHFDVYRIGSSDEMYDIGYDEYINGEGVCIIEWANLIEDILPEEYLHIELRYKDMSREMILNPVGEKYEKIVEELTR, encoded by the coding sequence ATGATTAAAATATATTTAGAAGATGAAAATAAAACAAAAGAAATTGGATATAAATTAGGAAAATTGCTAACACCAGGAAGTGTTATATGTTTAATAGGAGATTTAGGCGCTGGAAAGACTACAATGACTCAAAGTCTTGCAAAGGCCCTAGAAGTAGATGATTATATAACTAGCCCAACATTTACAATAGTAAATGAGTATGAAGGAAAAATGCCTTTATACCATTTTGATGTATACAGAATTGGTAGTAGTGATGAAATGTATGATATAGGATATGATGAGTATATAAATGGAGAAGGAGTATGCATAATAGAATGGGCAAATCTAATAGAAGACATACTTCCAGAAGAATACTTACATATAGAATTAAGATACAAAGATATGTCTAGAGAAATGATATTAAATCCAGTGGGAGAAAAATATGAAAAGATAGTTGAGGAGTTGACAAGATAA
- a CDS encoding basic amino acid/polyamine antiporter, producing MSDKSSGSEAKDNSTKKLGVVALAGVVISAMLGGGVYNLPQNMAQHASAGAILIAWIITGFGMWFIANTFRVLAAARPDVTTGIYAYGELGFGKFTGFLMAWGYWICNSFANVGYAVLLMDSLNYFFPSYFTGGNNWLSIVCGSIVLWVIYFAVLSGVKQAAFLNVIGTIGKLVPLAIFILVLAISFKVSLFFTDFWGLKTVASVHDSALGGLLPQVKSTMLVTLWVFTGIEGAVVVSGRAKSQKDVGKATFLGFLTCLLLYTMLSLLPLGVVPQGAVSKMAPPSTAAVLMTIMGKWGSIIMNVGVIIAILSSWLIWTVMLTELPYAAAKDGTFPKVFTKENKKEAPSFSLLASTIVMQIILICVHFTGNAWNMMLSITSVMALPCYIASTLYLYKISSKEDAYPKKIFASRTYAYITAIIGTIYGLWLLYAAGLEYLLISLIIYAIGIPVFKKARKEIEPDKPEFTKIERYVAIGLIVLGIVGLIYLFKFM from the coding sequence ATGAGCGATAAAAGTAGCGGTAGCGAAGCGAAAGATAATAGCACTAAAAAGCTTGGTGTAGTTGCTTTAGCGGGCGTAGTAATAAGCGCTATGCTAGGTGGTGGAGTTTATAATCTACCACAAAATATGGCTCAGCATGCATCTGCCGGTGCAATACTAATTGCATGGATAATAACTGGTTTTGGTATGTGGTTTATTGCAAACACTTTTAGAGTGCTTGCAGCAGCCAGACCAGATGTGACAACTGGTATATATGCTTATGGTGAGTTAGGATTTGGTAAATTTACAGGTTTCTTAATGGCATGGGGGTATTGGATATGTAATTCTTTTGCCAATGTAGGATATGCAGTACTATTAATGGATTCACTTAACTATTTCTTTCCATCATATTTTACAGGTGGGAATAACTGGTTGTCTATTGTTTGTGGGTCAATAGTACTTTGGGTTATTTATTTTGCAGTTTTATCAGGTGTTAAACAGGCTGCATTTTTAAATGTAATAGGAACAATCGGTAAACTAGTTCCATTAGCTATATTTATATTAGTATTAGCTATATCATTTAAAGTTTCACTCTTCTTTACTGATTTTTGGGGCTTAAAAACTGTTGCATCAGTTCATGATAGCGCGCTAGGTGGATTATTGCCTCAAGTTAAGAGTACCATGCTGGTAACTTTATGGGTATTTACAGGTATAGAAGGAGCGGTTGTTGTATCTGGTAGAGCTAAATCACAAAAAGATGTTGGGAAAGCTACATTTTTAGGGTTCTTAACTTGTCTTTTACTATACACTATGCTTTCATTATTACCACTTGGTGTAGTTCCTCAAGGGGCTGTATCTAAAATGGCACCACCGTCAACTGCAGCAGTCTTAATGACTATAATGGGCAAATGGGGTAGTATAATAATGAATGTTGGTGTAATTATAGCCATTTTAAGTTCTTGGCTTATATGGACAGTTATGTTAACAGAATTACCATATGCAGCGGCAAAAGATGGAACATTCCCTAAAGTATTTACAAAAGAAAATAAAAAAGAAGCACCATCATTTTCATTACTTGCATCTACTATTGTAATGCAAATAATATTAATATGTGTTCACTTTACCGGAAATGCTTGGAATATGATGTTAAGTATAACAAGTGTTATGGCTTTACCTTGTTATATAGCTTCAACTTTATACTTATATAAAATATCTTCAAAAGAGGATGCTTATCCGAAAAAAATATTTGCAAGCCGTACTTATGCATATATAACTGCCATAATAGGTACTATATATGGATTATGGTTATTATATGCAGCAGGGCTAGAATATTTATTAATATCACTAATTATCTATGCGATAGGTATTCCAGTATTTAAAAAAGCAAGAAAAGAAATAGAGCCAGACAAACCTGAATTTACTAAGATAGAAAGATATGTTGCTATAGGGCTAATAGTGCTTGGGATAGTAGGTTTAATATATCTATTTAAATTTATGTAA
- the hdcA gene encoding histidine decarboxylase, pyruvoyl type: MNKNLEEQRNRTIGVGPRKVRKVRAAKVDKTAISPYNRYCDGYGMPGAYGNGYVSVLTVSVGKVKKTDDFLLDGIVSYDRAEINDAYVGQINMLTASSFCGIAGQVWGYDLATHMNIADEKEQPLFDVEQFDGTPLKVYDAKPLLEAGIELFGTEKNRRFPTIPGAHVICANKSVTSYRPKENRPLKEGEAYGVWSFIAISLSNDRDNCADLFIEDAGLWTKNDNEEDLKKFLEKHRKAVAWSVKECGRDSHVVFDRTYVGFAYTIMKPGEIGNALTCAPYVTLARDAVPESGFSSLNQLTLNEWLDEMEFKPLTECTQK; the protein is encoded by the coding sequence ATGAACAAAAATTTAGAAGAACAGAGAAATCGAACTATAGGGGTAGGCCCCAGAAAGGTAAGAAAAGTAAGAGCGGCTAAGGTAGATAAAACAGCTATAAGTCCATACAATCGTTACTGTGATGGATACGGAATGCCAGGAGCTTATGGAAATGGATATGTTTCAGTTCTTACAGTTTCTGTTGGTAAAGTTAAAAAAACAGATGACTTCTTATTAGACGGAATAGTTTCATATGATAGAGCGGAAATAAATGATGCATATGTCGGTCAAATAAATATGCTTACAGCTTCATCTTTTTGTGGTATAGCAGGGCAAGTATGGGGTTATGATTTAGCAACACATATGAATATAGCGGATGAAAAAGAACAACCATTATTTGATGTAGAACAATTTGATGGAACACCACTTAAAGTGTATGACGCTAAACCTTTATTAGAAGCAGGTATTGAATTATTCGGTACAGAAAAAAATAGACGTTTCCCAACAATACCAGGAGCTCATGTAATATGCGCAAACAAGAGTGTTACATCTTATAGACCAAAAGAAAATAGACCTTTAAAAGAAGGAGAAGCTTACGGAGTTTGGTCATTTATAGCAATTTCATTATCAAATGATAGAGATAATTGTGCGGATTTATTTATAGAAGATGCGGGACTTTGGACAAAAAATGATAATGAAGAAGATCTAAAAAAATTCTTAGAAAAACACAGAAAAGCAGTTGCTTGGTCAGTTAAAGAGTGTGGTAGAGATTCACATGTAGTATTTGATAGAACTTATGTAGGATTTGCATATACAATAATGAAACCAGGTGAAATCGGAAATGCATTAACTTGTGCTCCATATGTAACTTTAGCAAGAGATGCAGTACCTGAAAGCGGGTTTTCAAGTTTAAATCAATTAACACTTAATGAGTGGTTAGATGAGATGGAATTTAAGCCATTAACAGAATGTACTCAGAAATAA
- a CDS encoding ECF transporter S component: MQQTLKSNRMFSTSTLVKVGILSAIGYILMFISVPIPLLFPDFLKIDVSDLPALLGGIILGPAAGVMIAFLKNLLQFITGMSTTGGVGELANFIIGGSFVWTVSYIYSKKRETKGLIIGLSLGIIVMTIVGCLSNYFIMLPFYSTIMPIEAVIEMGAAINPAIVNKLSFVIWIIAPFNILKATIMSLLTLPMYKKTEKVLNRMK, from the coding sequence ATGCAACAAACACTTAAAAGTAATAGGATGTTTTCTACATCTACATTAGTAAAGGTAGGGATATTATCGGCTATCGGATATATACTTATGTTCATATCAGTCCCGATACCATTACTGTTTCCAGATTTTTTAAAAATAGATGTATCGGATTTACCAGCACTTTTAGGAGGAATAATTTTAGGACCTGCTGCTGGTGTTATGATAGCTTTCTTAAAGAACTTGCTACAATTTATAACAGGAATGTCTACTACAGGCGGAGTAGGAGAGCTAGCAAACTTTATAATAGGTGGGTCATTTGTATGGACGGTATCATATATATACAGTAAAAAAAGAGAAACGAAAGGTCTTATAATTGGTCTTTCATTAGGAATTATAGTAATGACAATAGTAGGATGTTTATCTAATTATTTTATAATGTTACCATTTTATAGTACCATAATGCCAATTGAAGCAGTTATAGAAATGGGAGCGGCTATAAATCCAGCAATAGTAAATAAATTAAGCTTTGTTATATGGATAATAGCACCATTTAACATATTAAAAGCAACTATAATGTCTTTACTAACATTACCAATGTATAAAAAAACCGAAAAAGTTTTAAATAGAATGAAATAA
- a CDS encoding amidohydrolase, producing MLLIKNGVINTITNGIIKGDILIENGKIKEIGSNITSQEDIKIIDVEGKFVFPGFIDAHTHLGLWEDGMGFEGADGNEETDPITPHLNPIDGINPMDNTFTEAVQGGITSVCTTPGSANVMGGECIAIKTYGKRIDKMVLKNPVASKIAFGENPKSCYGRDEKMPQTRMAIAALLREHLKKAEEYLEEIELYEEHEDHDKPEYDMKMECMIPILKGEIPFKVHAHRADDIFTAIRIAKEFDIKLTLDHCTEGHLIADELAEEGYPVVVGPSLSERSKIELRNLTFDTAGILAKEGLQVSLTTDHPVIPVQYLPICSGIAVKHGMEKEKALEAITINPAKTLGVDDRVGSLEVGKDADIVVWDGCPLEIQSNVLMTIIDGKIVYRR from the coding sequence ATGCTTCTTATAAAAAATGGTGTAATAAACACTATAACAAATGGAATAATTAAAGGAGATATCCTTATAGAAAATGGAAAAATAAAAGAAATAGGAAGTAATATAACTTCTCAAGAGGATATAAAGATAATAGATGTAGAAGGAAAATTTGTATTTCCAGGATTTATAGATGCACATACGCATCTAGGATTATGGGAAGATGGAATGGGATTTGAGGGTGCTGATGGAAATGAAGAAACAGACCCTATAACACCACACTTAAATCCAATAGACGGTATAAATCCAATGGATAATACATTTACAGAAGCAGTCCAAGGTGGTATAACATCAGTATGTACGACACCTGGAAGTGCTAATGTGATGGGTGGAGAATGTATAGCTATAAAAACTTATGGAAAAAGAATAGATAAAATGGTTCTAAAAAATCCAGTAGCGTCAAAAATTGCATTTGGAGAAAATCCGAAGAGTTGTTATGGTAGAGATGAAAAAATGCCTCAAACTAGAATGGCTATAGCTGCACTTTTAAGAGAGCATTTAAAAAAAGCTGAAGAATATTTAGAAGAAATAGAGTTATACGAAGAACATGAAGATCATGATAAACCAGAATATGATATGAAAATGGAATGTATGATACCTATATTAAAGGGTGAAATACCATTTAAAGTTCATGCACATAGAGCAGATGATATATTCACAGCTATAAGAATAGCTAAAGAATTTGATATAAAGTTAACTCTAGATCATTGTACAGAAGGACATCTTATAGCAGATGAATTAGCTGAAGAAGGATATCCTGTTGTAGTAGGACCATCATTATCAGAAAGATCTAAAATAGAGCTTAGAAATCTGACTTTTGATACAGCAGGAATACTTGCAAAAGAAGGACTTCAAGTTTCATTAACAACAGATCATCCTGTAATACCAGTACAGTACTTGCCAATATGCTCTGGAATAGCAGTAAAACATGGTATGGAAAAAGAAAAAGCATTAGAAGCTATAACTATAAATCCAGCCAAAACTTTAGGAGTAGATGATAGAGTTGGATCTTTAGAGGTTGGAAAAGATGCAGATATAGTTGTATGGGATGGTTGTCCTCTAGAAATACAAAGTAATGTACTAATGACTATTATAGATGGAAAAATAGTTTATAGAAGATAG